A genomic stretch from Hemibagrus wyckioides isolate EC202008001 linkage group LG02, SWU_Hwy_1.0, whole genome shotgun sequence includes:
- the arhgap23a gene encoding rho GTPase-activating protein 23 isoform X4 — protein sequence MNGVAFCLVGIPPCPESETKGRRDGLPSSSDNPRPVLGGGAEGRGVSWQGPRTLVLHKNSQGFGFTLRHFIVYPPESALHTSLKDDENGNGKGLQRSRLEPMDTIFVKNVREKGPAHQAGLCTGDRLVKVNGESVLGKTYSQVIALIQNSESVLELSIMPKDEDVLQLAYSHDAYLKGNAPFTGGAQNLPAPPPLCYPPRSQPHPSHTPCPTSPRSPHMGQNQLDNWSRWHGSASSPSPPLDNRTSAPTTTSMAWASEGHEAGGVNHSSPAHRTEEIRYDMTQRGRSFSSSLSTSPPHQAQHGNNSKDNLSWGSPPKPAPVSSSNRTQQALSNWYYNQVSERERERERERERERERERLNVHSLHHRQRSFSQDRLGELSRSRRAHRTEFPQSASQDTLLHSGQHSHWMQVQPSVCQNRSRSENLIRSRYGHSGRSLEALDQVLSPLSPHHERQAWQQQPPRQGSHFSPSHMAPSNHHVHRHHQSKSSEQHRCQQHPPQQHQHPTKQNQMHSSQHPPQSRRLTSCQSVDQEQIGYRSYSPSFNRKSGRILQHAQSFRDPSYTGPRLSWTSLPEGMAPSPAPSSAPPAGSVSGEGQDESHRPTNHEREGGEAEQETQAQVQEVVLRQKPPMGRRAGHVHRLPLALDGSDPLLFTSDPEEALLKSEGSSSHRHANGNLAPLSVEDDSLASIPFIDEPTSPSADLRACHVPASSVVSSSGLKSVPAVGTSPASPTFTFPLSRLSSHDCSESRTEKKKEKKRERDACSGTHFNAEIHKCSIKSSRRSSYLLAITTERSKSCDDGLHNLRDDGRVFSRLPKRVKSFFGDGSLDSLTVADEARSKRHSASELGSISYSDVRKEGWLHYKQIHTEKGKKVGSAIRPWRRVFSVLRFSALYLYKDKREALLKGAALGGGSEDEQPISIRGCLVDIAYSETKRKNALRLTTQDFCEYLLQAEDRDDMLEWIRVIRESSKTDSEELGFSRQALISKKLNDYRKQSPTGNKPDSSPRVPRMTFLLPKADNSGAPPRSPKHEAKEESSPPKSPWGINFMKKAKKADPKAFGVRLEDCQPACNNKFVPLIVEICCGLVEEMGLEYTGIYRVPGNNAVVSSLQDQLNKGSDINTTEERWQDLNVVSSLLKSFFRKLPEPLFTDDKYNDFIDANRMENPSDRLKTLKKLIHDLPDHYFHTLKFLIGHLKTVANHSEKNKMEPRNLALVFGPTLVRTSEDNMTDMVTHMPDRYKIVETLIQHYAWFFSEEHDKDEKTPVDTEDVQPAPNIDHLLSNIGRAGLLGEISDSTNSDSAKSKGSGGSKRDLTAKDFLTTLAIMSAVTRRRRKRPAARLLGSSTDDDSEQEPIRANFTVEGEGEGKETERCESDTAPRAEAEEDEDEEEEEDDEENAEVTMASPGKDKPGMPCEEEAHSVILSEEEDQRAETKGRSWRGDDARSIVSGYSTLSTLGRSLASEGRGEDADDEQSELVSETDNESGFASRSLTQERPEKRTPPPSNTHTSPEPPAPRSFLYTNYKASLPSPTPAPTSTPAPPPIPPKRPTPELVERGTESAARSSTPSTSSSTASQRLQNRPSFNSHRLIQCDTLARRRLKTEKAKARSLDPLEVCSASPSEEEPQSNKGRTRTSLPDSSTSHSPKLTLSTSHLLAPPSTLGSTSGTTSQASLAEQVRARLLGSAEDMRSVGLRTPLSPETRRRRRAWRRHTVVVSPTDSSHKSSQVSGAVNNNNKPPAPPPKPFFVIRRPGEKPIPVAQRSSADASSSRRTPPTSQFHECL from the exons GTCTACAGCGAAGTCGGCTGGAACCAATGGACACTATATTTGTTAAGAACGTGAGGGAGAAAGGCCCTGCTCACCAGGCTGGTCTGTGCACAG gcgACAGATTAGTAAAGGTGAACGGGGAGAGTGTATTGGGTAAGACATACTCCCAGGTGATAGCACTAATTCAGAACAG cGAGAGTGTGTTGGAGCTCTCCATAATGCCAAAGGATGAGGATGTACTGCAGCTG GCGTACTCTCATGATGCCTACCTGAAAGGGAACGCACCATTTACAGGAGGGGCCCAAAATCTTCCTGCGCCGCCCCCTCTGTGCTACCCACCACGTTCCCAGCCTCATCCAAGCCACACCCCCTGCCCCACCTCTCCTCGGTCCCCCCACATGGGACAAAACCAGCTGGACAACTGGAGCCGCTGGCACGGCTCCGCCTCCAGCCCATCCCCACCACTTGATAACCGGACAAGCGCACCTACCACAACCAGTATGGCCTGGGCATCAGAGGGCCATGAAGCAGGGGGTGTCAACCACAGCAGCCCTGCCCATCGCACAGAGGAAATCCGGTATGATATGACACAGAGAGGACGTTCGTTCTCTTCCTCGCTTTCCACAAGTCCACCTCACCAAGCTCAACATGGGAACAATAGCAAGGACAACTTGTCATGGGGCAGCCCGCCAAAACCTGCACCAGTGTCAAGTTCAAACCGCACCCAACAAGCCCTCTCTAACTGGTACTACAACCAGGTGTCTGAACGGGAACGGGAGCGGGAACGAGAACGTGAACGTGAACGAGAACGAGAACGCTTAAATGTCCACTCGCTACACCACCGACAACGCAGTTTCTCTCAGGACCGTCTGGGAGAGCTAAGCCGAAGCAGACGGGCACATAGGACTGAATTTCCCCAGAGTGCCTCTCAGGACACATTGCTGCACTCTGGGCAGCATTCTCACTGGATGCAGGTCCAGCCTTCTGTTTGCCAGAACCGTTCTCGCTCTGAGAATCTTATTCGCAGTCGCTACGGGCACTCGGGTCGCTCATTAGAGGCCCTAGACCAGGTACTTTCCCCGCTCTCGCCACACCATGAAAGACAAGCCTGGCAGCAACAGCCCCCGAGGCAGGGAAGCCATTTTAGCCCTTCACATATGGCACCTAGTAACCATCATGTTCACCGCCATCACCAATCCAAATCTTCAGAGCAGCACCGCTGTCAGCAACACCCTCCCCAACAGCACCAACACCCAACGAAGCAAAATCAAATGCATTCATCACAGCATCCACCACAGAGCCGTCGTTTGACCTCATGCCAGAGTGTGGACCAGGAACAGATCGGTTACCGCAGCTACAGTCCCTCCTTTAACCGCAAGAGTGGACGAATTCTGCAGCATGCCCAATCATTCCGGGACCCGTCCTACACAGGCCCACGCCTCAGTTGGACCAGTCTTCCAGAGGGCATGGCCCCATCTCCTGCTCCATCCTCTGCCCCTCCTGCTGGCTCAGTGTCTGGAGAAGGACAGGATGAATCTCATCGTCCGACTAACCATGAAAGAGAGGGTGGGGAGGCAGAGCAGGAGACCCAAGCGCAGGTCCAAGAGGTGGTGCTAAGACAAAAGCCACCCATGGGCCGAAGGGCTGGCCATGTCCACCGACTCCCCCTGGCACTTGATGGCAGTGACCCTCTACTTTTTACCTCGGACCCTGAGGAAGCCTTGCTCAAGTCAGAGGGTTCTTCCTCCCACCGGCATGCGAACGGTAATCTTGCACCACTGTCTGTGGAGGATGACTCGCTGGCCTCTATCCCCTTCATTG ATGAGCCAACCAGCCCGAGCGCAGATCTACGGGCGTGTCACGTCCCTGCCTCGTCCGTCGTGTCCAGTAGCGGCCTTAAATCCGTCCCCGCTGTGGGGACCAGTCCCGCCTCCCCAACCTTCACCTTCCCCCTCAGCCGTCTCTCCTCCCATGACTGCAGTGAGTCTCgcactgaaaaaaagaaagagaaaaagagagagagagatgcatgcTCAGGCACACATTTCAACgctgaaatacacaaat GCAGCATCAAGTCCAGTCGCCGTTCTTCCTATCTGTTGGCCATCACCACTGAGCGCTCCAAGTCATGTGACGACGGACTGCACAACCTCAGAGACGACGGGCGGGTCTTCTC GAGGTTGCCAAAGAGAGTTAAAAGCTTCTTCGGTGATGGG tctctgGACAGCTTGACGGTGGCTGATGAGGCTCGCTCTAAGCGTCACTCTGCCTCGGAGCTGGGCAGCATCAGCTACAGTGATGTGAGAAAAGAAGGATGGCTGCACTATAAACAGATCCATACTGAGAAGGGCAAG AAGGTGGGCAGTGCAATTCGTCCCTGGAGGCGGGTTTTCTCAGTGCTGCGCTTCAGTGCACTCTACCTCTACAAAGACAAGCGGGAGGCGCTGCTGAAAGGTGCCGCCCTGGGAGGCGGATCTGAAGATGAGCAACCGATCAGCATCCGCGGCTGCCTGGTGGACATCGCGTACAGCGAGACGAAGCGCAAGAACGCGCTGCGACTGACCACGCAGGACTTCTGCGAGTACCTGCTGCAGGCTGAGGACCGAGACGACATGCTGGAGTGGATTAGAGTGATCCGGGAAAGCAGCAAGACTGACAGCGAG gagTTGGGTTTCTCTCGACAAGCTCTCATCAGTAAGAAACTGAATGACTACAGGAAGCAGAG TCCGACAGGTAATAAGCCCGACTCATCTCCCCGAGTGCCACGCATGACCTTCTTGCTGCCCAAGGCCGACAACAGCGGTGCGCCCCCTCGCTCCCCCAAACACGAAGCCAAAG AGGAGAGCAGTCCTCCCAAGTCTCCATGGGGCATCAACTTCATGAAGAAAGCGAAGAAGGCGGACCCCAAAGCGTTCGGAGTCCGGCTGGAGGATTGCCAACCCGCCTGCAATAACAAG tttgttccACTGATTGTTGAGATCTGCTGTGGCTTGGTGGAGGAGATGGGTTTGGAGTACACAGGAATCTACAGAGTGCCAGGAAACAATGCTGTGGTGTCCAGCCTGCAGGATCAACTCAACAAGGGCAGTGACATTAACACTACCGAGGag CGGTGGCAGGACCTGAATGTGGTGAGCAGCCTGCTCAAATCTTTCTTCCGCAAGCTTCCAGAGCCCCTCTTTACCGATG ATAAATACAACGATTTCATCGATGCCAATCGTATGGAGAATCCCAGTGACAGGCTGAAGACCTTGAAGAAACTG ATCCATGATTTACCAGATCATTACTTCCACACTCTGAAGTTTCTAATTGGTCATCTGAAGACCGTAGCCAATCACTCGGAGAAGAATAAG atggagcCTCGTAACCTGGCACTAGTATTTGGACCCACTCTTGTGAGAACATCCGAGGACAACATGACGGACATGGTCACCCACATGCCTGACCGCTACAAGATCGTCGAAACTCTTATCCAACAT TATGCCTGGTTCTTCAGTGAGGAGCACGACAAGGATGAAAAG acgCCAGTGGACACAGAGGACGTTCAGCCCGCCCCTAATATAGATCACCTCTTATCCAACATCGGCCGAGCTGGCCTCCTGGGTGAGATCTCAG ACTCAACCAACAGTGATTCAGCAAAATCAAAG GGCTCCGGAGGGTCAAAACGTGACCTCACAGCCAAGGACTTCCTGACTACGCTGGCCATCATGTCTGCTGTGACTCGGAGGCGCAGAAAACGACCCGCCGCCCGCCTCCTGGGCAGCAGCACCGACGATGACTCCGAACAAGAGCCAATCAGAGCCAATTTCACTGTGGAGGGAGAAGGGGAGGGAAAGGAGACGGAGCGGTGTGAATCTGACACGGCTCCGCGTGCAGAGGCagaagaggatgaagatgaggaagaggaggaagatgacGAAGAGAATGCGGAAGTGACTATGGCCTCGCCAGGCAAGGACAAACCCGGAATGCCTTGTGAGGAAGAAGCGCATTCGGTGATCCTCAGTGAGGAAGAGGACCAGAGGGCGGAAACGAAAGGTCGCAGCTGGAGAGGGGATGACGCACGTTCTATTGTCTCGGGTTACTCTACTCTCTCTACACTGGGGAGGAGTTTAGCCTCCGAGGGGCGGGGTGAAGATGCAGATGATGAGCAGAGCGAGCTGGTGAGCGAGACGGACAATGAAAGCGGCTTTGCCTCGCGCTCTCTGACGCAGGAGCGTCCTGAGAAACGCACGCCACCCCCATCAAATACGCACACCTCACCAGAGCCGCCTGCACCACGCAGCTTCCTGTACACAAACTACAAAGCCTCCTTACCTTCTCCCACTCCTGCTCCCACTTCCACTCCAGCTCCTCCTCCCATTCCTCCCAAACGCCCCACCCCCGAGCTTGTAGAAAGAGGAACTGAAAGTGCAGCACGCTCCTCCACTCCCTCCACTTCCTCCTCAACTGCCTCCCAACGGCTCCAAAACCGACCCTCCTTCAACTCCCATCGCCTTATTCAGTGTGACACTTTAGCGCGCCGGCGCCTAAAAACAGAAAAGGCCAAAGCTCGTTCCCTAGATCCTTTAGAAGTCTGTAGTGCTTCACCCAGCGAGGAGGAACCGCAGTCTAACAAAGGGCGAACGAGAACCAGCCTCCCGGATTCATCTACTTCGCACTCACCCAAACTGACCCTATCCACTAGTCACCTGTTAGCTCCGCCCTCTACCCTGGGCTCTACCTCTGGCACCACAAGTCAGGCATCCCTGGCAGAGCAGGTGCGTGCACGTCTGCTCGGTTCAGCGGAGGACATGCGTTCTGTGGGGCTGAGAACGCCTCTCTCGCCTGAGACGCGCCGGCGGAGGCGGGCCTGGAGGAGACACACAGTGGTGGTCTCTCCTACTGACTCTTCCCACAAAAGCTCTCAAGTCTCTGGTGCcgttaacaacaacaacaaaccccCAGCCCCACCCCCCAAACCTTTCTTTGTAATCCGACGTCCGGGGGAGAAGCCCATTCCCGTTGCTCAGCGATCCTCCGCCGACGCCTCTTCATCACGCCGGACCCCGCCTACCTCCCAGTTCCACGAATGCTTGTGA
- the arhgap23a gene encoding rho GTPase-activating protein 23 isoform X2: MLTADGLPTVMPAATAYPRLGAREWSFWDVVGVDCSAPEPRCIWVAVFRDNSLIAHASSIESASTRPRTASCGNRTKGRRDGLPSSSDNPRPVLGGGAEGRGVSWQGPRTLVLHKNSQGFGFTLRHFIVYPPESALHTSLKDDENGNGKGLQRSRLEPMDTIFVKNVREKGPAHQAGLCTGDRLVKVNGESVLGKTYSQVIALIQNSESVLELSIMPKDEDVLQLAYSHDAYLKGNAPFTGGAQNLPAPPPLCYPPRSQPHPSHTPCPTSPRSPHMGQNQLDNWSRWHGSASSPSPPLDNRTSAPTTTSMAWASEGHEAGGVNHSSPAHRTEEIRYDMTQRGRSFSSSLSTSPPHQAQHGNNSKDNLSWGSPPKPAPVSSSNRTQQALSNWYYNQVSERERERERERERERERERLNVHSLHHRQRSFSQDRLGELSRSRRAHRTEFPQSASQDTLLHSGQHSHWMQVQPSVCQNRSRSENLIRSRYGHSGRSLEALDQVLSPLSPHHERQAWQQQPPRQGSHFSPSHMAPSNHHVHRHHQSKSSEQHRCQQHPPQQHQHPTKQNQMHSSQHPPQSRRLTSCQSVDQEQIGYRSYSPSFNRKSGRILQHAQSFRDPSYTGPRLSWTSLPEGMAPSPAPSSAPPAGSVSGEGQDESHRPTNHEREGGEAEQETQAQVQEVVLRQKPPMGRRAGHVHRLPLALDGSDPLLFTSDPEEALLKSEGSSSHRHANDEPTSPSADLRACHVPASSVVSSSGLKSVPAVGTSPASPTFTFPLSRLSSHDCSESRTEKKKEKKRERDACSGTHFNAEIHKCSIKSSRRSSYLLAITTERSKSCDDGLHNLRDDGRVFSRLPKRVKSFFGDGSLDSLTVADEARSKRHSASELGSISYSDVRKEGWLHYKQIHTEKGKKVGSAIRPWRRVFSVLRFSALYLYKDKREALLKGAALGGGSEDEQPISIRGCLVDIAYSETKRKNALRLTTQDFCEYLLQAEDRDDMLEWIRVIRESSKTDSEELGFSRQALISKKLNDYRKQSPTGNKPDSSPRVPRMTFLLPKADNSGAPPRSPKHEAKEESSPPKSPWGINFMKKAKKADPKAFGVRLEDCQPACNNKFVPLIVEICCGLVEEMGLEYTGIYRVPGNNAVVSSLQDQLNKGSDINTTEERWQDLNVVSSLLKSFFRKLPEPLFTDDKYNDFIDANRMENPSDRLKTLKKLIHDLPDHYFHTLKFLIGHLKTVANHSEKNKMEPRNLALVFGPTLVRTSEDNMTDMVTHMPDRYKIVETLIQHYAWFFSEEHDKDEKTPVDTEDVQPAPNIDHLLSNIGRAGLLGEISDSTNSDSAKSKGSGGSKRDLTAKDFLTTLAIMSAVTRRRRKRPAARLLGSSTDDDSEQEPIRANFTVEGEGEGKETERCESDTAPRAEAEEDEDEEEEEDDEENAEVTMASPGKDKPGMPCEEEAHSVILSEEEDQRAETKGRSWRGDDARSIVSGYSTLSTLGRSLASEGRGEDADDEQSELVSETDNESGFASRSLTQERPEKRTPPPSNTHTSPEPPAPRSFLYTNYKASLPSPTPAPTSTPAPPPIPPKRPTPELVERGTESAARSSTPSTSSSTASQRLQNRPSFNSHRLIQCDTLARRRLKTEKAKARSLDPLEVCSASPSEEEPQSNKGRTRTSLPDSSTSHSPKLTLSTSHLLAPPSTLGSTSGTTSQASLAEQVRARLLGSAEDMRSVGLRTPLSPETRRRRRAWRRHTVVVSPTDSSHKSSQVSGAVNNNNKPPAPPPKPFFVIRRPGEKPIPVAQRSSADASSSRRTPPTSQFHECL, encoded by the exons GTCTACAGCGAAGTCGGCTGGAACCAATGGACACTATATTTGTTAAGAACGTGAGGGAGAAAGGCCCTGCTCACCAGGCTGGTCTGTGCACAG gcgACAGATTAGTAAAGGTGAACGGGGAGAGTGTATTGGGTAAGACATACTCCCAGGTGATAGCACTAATTCAGAACAG cGAGAGTGTGTTGGAGCTCTCCATAATGCCAAAGGATGAGGATGTACTGCAGCTG GCGTACTCTCATGATGCCTACCTGAAAGGGAACGCACCATTTACAGGAGGGGCCCAAAATCTTCCTGCGCCGCCCCCTCTGTGCTACCCACCACGTTCCCAGCCTCATCCAAGCCACACCCCCTGCCCCACCTCTCCTCGGTCCCCCCACATGGGACAAAACCAGCTGGACAACTGGAGCCGCTGGCACGGCTCCGCCTCCAGCCCATCCCCACCACTTGATAACCGGACAAGCGCACCTACCACAACCAGTATGGCCTGGGCATCAGAGGGCCATGAAGCAGGGGGTGTCAACCACAGCAGCCCTGCCCATCGCACAGAGGAAATCCGGTATGATATGACACAGAGAGGACGTTCGTTCTCTTCCTCGCTTTCCACAAGTCCACCTCACCAAGCTCAACATGGGAACAATAGCAAGGACAACTTGTCATGGGGCAGCCCGCCAAAACCTGCACCAGTGTCAAGTTCAAACCGCACCCAACAAGCCCTCTCTAACTGGTACTACAACCAGGTGTCTGAACGGGAACGGGAGCGGGAACGAGAACGTGAACGTGAACGAGAACGAGAACGCTTAAATGTCCACTCGCTACACCACCGACAACGCAGTTTCTCTCAGGACCGTCTGGGAGAGCTAAGCCGAAGCAGACGGGCACATAGGACTGAATTTCCCCAGAGTGCCTCTCAGGACACATTGCTGCACTCTGGGCAGCATTCTCACTGGATGCAGGTCCAGCCTTCTGTTTGCCAGAACCGTTCTCGCTCTGAGAATCTTATTCGCAGTCGCTACGGGCACTCGGGTCGCTCATTAGAGGCCCTAGACCAGGTACTTTCCCCGCTCTCGCCACACCATGAAAGACAAGCCTGGCAGCAACAGCCCCCGAGGCAGGGAAGCCATTTTAGCCCTTCACATATGGCACCTAGTAACCATCATGTTCACCGCCATCACCAATCCAAATCTTCAGAGCAGCACCGCTGTCAGCAACACCCTCCCCAACAGCACCAACACCCAACGAAGCAAAATCAAATGCATTCATCACAGCATCCACCACAGAGCCGTCGTTTGACCTCATGCCAGAGTGTGGACCAGGAACAGATCGGTTACCGCAGCTACAGTCCCTCCTTTAACCGCAAGAGTGGACGAATTCTGCAGCATGCCCAATCATTCCGGGACCCGTCCTACACAGGCCCACGCCTCAGTTGGACCAGTCTTCCAGAGGGCATGGCCCCATCTCCTGCTCCATCCTCTGCCCCTCCTGCTGGCTCAGTGTCTGGAGAAGGACAGGATGAATCTCATCGTCCGACTAACCATGAAAGAGAGGGTGGGGAGGCAGAGCAGGAGACCCAAGCGCAGGTCCAAGAGGTGGTGCTAAGACAAAAGCCACCCATGGGCCGAAGGGCTGGCCATGTCCACCGACTCCCCCTGGCACTTGATGGCAGTGACCCTCTACTTTTTACCTCGGACCCTGAGGAAGCCTTGCTCAAGTCAGAGGGTTCTTCCTCCCACCGGCATGCGAACG ATGAGCCAACCAGCCCGAGCGCAGATCTACGGGCGTGTCACGTCCCTGCCTCGTCCGTCGTGTCCAGTAGCGGCCTTAAATCCGTCCCCGCTGTGGGGACCAGTCCCGCCTCCCCAACCTTCACCTTCCCCCTCAGCCGTCTCTCCTCCCATGACTGCAGTGAGTCTCgcactgaaaaaaagaaagagaaaaagagagagagagatgcatgcTCAGGCACACATTTCAACgctgaaatacacaaat GCAGCATCAAGTCCAGTCGCCGTTCTTCCTATCTGTTGGCCATCACCACTGAGCGCTCCAAGTCATGTGACGACGGACTGCACAACCTCAGAGACGACGGGCGGGTCTTCTC GAGGTTGCCAAAGAGAGTTAAAAGCTTCTTCGGTGATGGG tctctgGACAGCTTGACGGTGGCTGATGAGGCTCGCTCTAAGCGTCACTCTGCCTCGGAGCTGGGCAGCATCAGCTACAGTGATGTGAGAAAAGAAGGATGGCTGCACTATAAACAGATCCATACTGAGAAGGGCAAG AAGGTGGGCAGTGCAATTCGTCCCTGGAGGCGGGTTTTCTCAGTGCTGCGCTTCAGTGCACTCTACCTCTACAAAGACAAGCGGGAGGCGCTGCTGAAAGGTGCCGCCCTGGGAGGCGGATCTGAAGATGAGCAACCGATCAGCATCCGCGGCTGCCTGGTGGACATCGCGTACAGCGAGACGAAGCGCAAGAACGCGCTGCGACTGACCACGCAGGACTTCTGCGAGTACCTGCTGCAGGCTGAGGACCGAGACGACATGCTGGAGTGGATTAGAGTGATCCGGGAAAGCAGCAAGACTGACAGCGAG gagTTGGGTTTCTCTCGACAAGCTCTCATCAGTAAGAAACTGAATGACTACAGGAAGCAGAG TCCGACAGGTAATAAGCCCGACTCATCTCCCCGAGTGCCACGCATGACCTTCTTGCTGCCCAAGGCCGACAACAGCGGTGCGCCCCCTCGCTCCCCCAAACACGAAGCCAAAG AGGAGAGCAGTCCTCCCAAGTCTCCATGGGGCATCAACTTCATGAAGAAAGCGAAGAAGGCGGACCCCAAAGCGTTCGGAGTCCGGCTGGAGGATTGCCAACCCGCCTGCAATAACAAG tttgttccACTGATTGTTGAGATCTGCTGTGGCTTGGTGGAGGAGATGGGTTTGGAGTACACAGGAATCTACAGAGTGCCAGGAAACAATGCTGTGGTGTCCAGCCTGCAGGATCAACTCAACAAGGGCAGTGACATTAACACTACCGAGGag CGGTGGCAGGACCTGAATGTGGTGAGCAGCCTGCTCAAATCTTTCTTCCGCAAGCTTCCAGAGCCCCTCTTTACCGATG ATAAATACAACGATTTCATCGATGCCAATCGTATGGAGAATCCCAGTGACAGGCTGAAGACCTTGAAGAAACTG ATCCATGATTTACCAGATCATTACTTCCACACTCTGAAGTTTCTAATTGGTCATCTGAAGACCGTAGCCAATCACTCGGAGAAGAATAAG atggagcCTCGTAACCTGGCACTAGTATTTGGACCCACTCTTGTGAGAACATCCGAGGACAACATGACGGACATGGTCACCCACATGCCTGACCGCTACAAGATCGTCGAAACTCTTATCCAACAT TATGCCTGGTTCTTCAGTGAGGAGCACGACAAGGATGAAAAG acgCCAGTGGACACAGAGGACGTTCAGCCCGCCCCTAATATAGATCACCTCTTATCCAACATCGGCCGAGCTGGCCTCCTGGGTGAGATCTCAG ACTCAACCAACAGTGATTCAGCAAAATCAAAG GGCTCCGGAGGGTCAAAACGTGACCTCACAGCCAAGGACTTCCTGACTACGCTGGCCATCATGTCTGCTGTGACTCGGAGGCGCAGAAAACGACCCGCCGCCCGCCTCCTGGGCAGCAGCACCGACGATGACTCCGAACAAGAGCCAATCAGAGCCAATTTCACTGTGGAGGGAGAAGGGGAGGGAAAGGAGACGGAGCGGTGTGAATCTGACACGGCTCCGCGTGCAGAGGCagaagaggatgaagatgaggaagaggaggaagatgacGAAGAGAATGCGGAAGTGACTATGGCCTCGCCAGGCAAGGACAAACCCGGAATGCCTTGTGAGGAAGAAGCGCATTCGGTGATCCTCAGTGAGGAAGAGGACCAGAGGGCGGAAACGAAAGGTCGCAGCTGGAGAGGGGATGACGCACGTTCTATTGTCTCGGGTTACTCTACTCTCTCTACACTGGGGAGGAGTTTAGCCTCCGAGGGGCGGGGTGAAGATGCAGATGATGAGCAGAGCGAGCTGGTGAGCGAGACGGACAATGAAAGCGGCTTTGCCTCGCGCTCTCTGACGCAGGAGCGTCCTGAGAAACGCACGCCACCCCCATCAAATACGCACACCTCACCAGAGCCGCCTGCACCACGCAGCTTCCTGTACACAAACTACAAAGCCTCCTTACCTTCTCCCACTCCTGCTCCCACTTCCACTCCAGCTCCTCCTCCCATTCCTCCCAAACGCCCCACCCCCGAGCTTGTAGAAAGAGGAACTGAAAGTGCAGCACGCTCCTCCACTCCCTCCACTTCCTCCTCAACTGCCTCCCAACGGCTCCAAAACCGACCCTCCTTCAACTCCCATCGCCTTATTCAGTGTGACACTTTAGCGCGCCGGCGCCTAAAAACAGAAAAGGCCAAAGCTCGTTCCCTAGATCCTTTAGAAGTCTGTAGTGCTTCACCCAGCGAGGAGGAACCGCAGTCTAACAAAGGGCGAACGAGAACCAGCCTCCCGGATTCATCTACTTCGCACTCACCCAAACTGACCCTATCCACTAGTCACCTGTTAGCTCCGCCCTCTACCCTGGGCTCTACCTCTGGCACCACAAGTCAGGCATCCCTGGCAGAGCAGGTGCGTGCACGTCTGCTCGGTTCAGCGGAGGACATGCGTTCTGTGGGGCTGAGAACGCCTCTCTCGCCTGAGACGCGCCGGCGGAGGCGGGCCTGGAGGAGACACACAGTGGTGGTCTCTCCTACTGACTCTTCCCACAAAAGCTCTCAAGTCTCTGGTGCcgttaacaacaacaacaaaccccCAGCCCCACCCCCCAAACCTTTCTTTGTAATCCGACGTCCGGGGGAGAAGCCCATTCCCGTTGCTCAGCGATCCTCCGCCGACGCCTCTTCATCACGCCGGACCCCGCCTACCTCCCAGTTCCACGAATGCTTGTGA